The Paenibacillus spongiae nucleotide sequence GGATTCTGGTTATATCAAATGAAATCTTGCATGAATGTTATATGATCGAAGTTGGAATGAAAAACCGAGGAGGAAAACTTAATGGAAAAGGGTCATTTTGCTTTAACGTACCGGAACCTAAAGCCCGGCAACTTCATTACGTTCGGCACGTACCCGCAGTCTGCAGACGGTAAAGAACTGGCGATTAAATGGCGTGTTCTACAAAAATCAGGAAGCGAGCTGTTTGTTTTGAGTGAGTATATTTTGGACTGCAAGAGGTATCACGGCAAGAGCGCGGATCTGAAGTGGCGCGATTGCATGGAAATTACGTGGCATGACTGCGATTTACGCGAGTGGCTGAATGATGAATTCTATAACGCCGCATTTAATGCCGCCGAAAAGCAATTCATAAAGACGACTCCTTGCGCGGACAACGGAGAGGGCTGCCCGGATACGGAGGACAAGGTCTTTCTGCTTAGCGCTGCCGAGATAAGATTTTTATCTGAGATCCACGGCAAGGATTTGAGGCGCGCTGTTGGAACCGATTTTGCCAAGACGAAAAAGCCCGATGGATGCAGCTTATATGTATATGATAAAACGAACAAAGATAACTATATCATCAGAGACGGCGAAGAAGTTGGCTGTTCCTGGTGGTGGCTGCGAACGCAAGGAAACAAGCCTTCACGTGCGTTTTTTGCAGGTCCAGGTTGCAGTATTCGCAGCTATGGGAATAACAGTATAGACGGTTATGGTGTGCGTCCTGCTTTACATATGAATCTTCCATGATAAAGATGGAAAACGAGAAAATACCCAGCCAACCATGAATGTAAAGTGGAGGAGTAGGTCTTGTTTTCAAGGAGGTAAGACATGGATTGCATTTTACCGAAAGAAGCGGCGTTAAAGGTGAAACGGTGGCCTAAAGATACCATAGCTGCGGGTCGTCGTCATACCGTTGGTCTTAAATCTGACGGAACGGTGACGGCTGTGGGTGATAATAAATATGGCCAATGTAATGTAAGCAGCTGGCGCGGTATTGTGGCGGTCGCGGCTGGTAATGTTCATATGGCGACGAACACGGGTAATGCTCATACAATCGGGCTTAAATCGGACGGCACGGTGGCGGCTGTGGGTTGGAATAAGCATGACCAATGCGATGTAAACGGCTGGCGCGATATTGTGGCGGTTGCGGCGGGTTGGCGTCGTACCATCGGGCTTAGATCGGATGGCACGGTGGTGGCTATGGGTCGAAATAATGAAGGCCAATGCAATGTAAGCGGCTGGCGTGATATGGTGGCGGTAGCGGCAGGTGACTGGCATACCGTCGGGCTTACATCGGACGGCACGGTGGCGGGTGTGGGTAATAATCGGTATGGCCAATGCAATGTAAGCGGCTGGCGCGACATAGTGGCGGCAGCGGCGGGTTACCTTCATACCGTCGGGCTTAAATCGGACGGCACGGTGGTTGCTGTGGGCTGGAATAAGCATGACCAATGCGATGTAAGCGGCTGGCGCGGTATTGTGGCGATAGAGGCGGGTAGTAGTCATACCATTGGCCTTAAATCGGACGGTACCGTGGCGGCTGCGGGTTGGAATGAGCATGGCCAATGCAATGTAAGTGGCTGGCGCGATATTGTGGCGGTTGCAGCGGGTTGCGCTCATACTCTCGGCCTTAAATCGGACGGCACGGTGGTTGCTGTGGGTGATAATGAATATGGCCAATGCGATGTAAGCGGCTGGCACGGCATCCAACTGCCCGGCAATTAGTTTTCAATATTAATAGCTCAACTTTCCAAGCGGAAAAATGGAAAAAAAACGAATACCCAAAATTTTTATATGACCAGTCACAAAAACGGAAATGGCACCCGAAAAGGTGCCATTAATTATCTTTTACGATTGAAACAATTGATCCTGATATTTCTGAATGTCTCCGGCTCCCATAAACACAAGAATGGAATCGTTGTAGGTGGACATATCGGCTGCGATATTATCGGATAATAGGCGGGCATTCGGAATTCGCGATTGCAAGTCGCCGATCGAGACCGATCCGTTGCCTTCCCTCGCCGATCCGAAGATCTGGCAGAGGTAGACATCATCGGCGTCCTTCAACGAGAGGGCGAAATCATCGATCAGTTTTTCCAAACGGCTGAAGGTGTGGGGCTGGAAGATGCCGACTATCCTTTTGGAAGGATATTTGCTTCTAGCCGCTTCAAGCGTTGCTCTTATCTCGGACGGATGGTGCGCATAATCGTCGATAACAACGTTGCTGCCCCATTGTTTCTCGGAAAATCTGCGCTTTACGCCCGAGAATGTCGCCAGCTGGGCTTTGACGAGATCCATATCGCGGTCCAATACGAGTGCAACGCCAATAACGGCCAGCGCGTTGAGCACATTATGCTTTCCGAATACGGGGATCTTGAATTGTTGGATATTCGTATCTTTATAGTAAACATCGAATGTGACGCCGCTGCTATCCACGACCAGATTGGAGGCTCTCAGCTGGTTGTTCATTCCGAAGCCATAATACAGCGTGTCTGTATGGGCTCGCAGAAGACGGACCTGGGGATCATCCCCGCATGCGACGATATACTTGCCTGTCAACGAGGCCATCTCTTCAAAAGCTTGTCTAACGTCGTCAATATCCGCGAAGTAATCCGGATGGTCAAAATCAATATTCGTAATGACCGCTATGTCCGGCCGATAGGCAAGGAAATGGCGCCGATACTCACAGCTTTCGAACACGAATAAATCCGCATCGGGATTCCCCTTGCCGGTTCCGTCGCCGATCAGGCTGCATGGCGGCTCTTGGGCATGAAGGGCGTGCACCAGCATCCCCGTCGTCGTTGTTTTGCCATGTGCTCCTGTAATTGCAATACTTGTGTAGCCCTTCATCCATTCGCCCAGGAAATGGTGATAGCGATGAACGGGAATTCCAAGCTCCTTGCATTGAAGGACGGAGGGATGGTTGTCGTCATAAGCATTTGAGGCAATGACCGTCATGTTAGGCTTCAACGGTGCGTCTCCGAAAGCGTAAAGCGGAATATTGCGCGAGTCGAGCGGCACTTGGGTGAAGAGATGCGATTCGATGTCCTCCCCCTGAACATGATGTCCAAGGTCGGAGAGGATTTGTGCCAAAGCACTCATTCCGCAGCCTTTTATACCGATAAAGTGAAAGTTGTCCATAGTGACCTCCAGAATACGTAATCGTGATAGTATATGTCGTTAAACCGAATGTGCGAATGCCCATAAACCAATTATACAAGTCCCTCAAATAATTTCCACTCGGGATCAACATAAGAAAGGAAACCGGACGCATCCGATTCCCTCTCCCTTCGTGCTCAGCATGGTTTCTATGGAGTCAAGTGGGTGAAAATAATAGTGTCAACCATCCATTTATCTTGGATATATTTCACCGTGATCATCCGTTCGACACTATTCGCAGCGATGTCTTTAGGCGAGCCATATTGCGTAACGGTGCCTTTCTTCTCATCGGAATGAATATAAGCGACATCCGTGAACGGAACGTTAACGTACAATCCTTTATCTTGAATGATTTTATTGATGAAGGCGTCCGTGAAATAGGGTTTGAAATGTGCCCGGATTTGTGAATAGGCGGCCAGGTTGGTGGCTTCGTTGACTTTCTTGATCAAAGCGTCGACGGTTCTTTGCGGAATTCGGGAATCGTTGAACGTGGACTCCGTAGTGATCCGAACGTGTTTCTCCCCCAATGTAACGTCGGCCGTCCGGCCCAACGAATTCCATGATACCGTCCCTCCGAGAGACTGACTGATAAATCGGAAGGGTATATAGGTTACCGGCTGCGACATAGCGTATGGGTACCAGCGTACGTTCTTGGACCACTTTGCCTTTAATCACGAAGGGCTGATCGTTTGCAAAGCTTTGACCTGGCAGGAATGCTGAAGCAGTCAGGACAAGACCCAGAAAGGCTGCAGCAATCTTCTTCATTCTTCAGAATCCTCCATACCGCATGAATGTGTTATTGATCGTGATACAGCATTAGACGCCTCGGATGTGAAAAGGTTGCTGGATACTTTCTGGGAATACCGTCGAGGGCGATCTAGTGTCCGTCAAACCGTGATCATAGGAGGAACTTGTAGGATGATGTCACACCTATTGTCAGACGCTTCCCGACTCGTCATAGGCGAGGAATAGTCTATAAACCCTTTATTTGGCGAATAAAATGAATGGTCTAATAATCAATATGTATGATATGACTTAATGTGATTCTCTCAAAACAACGCAATAATCGACGAAAACACCATATTTAATAAGGAAATGATCGCCAAAAAATGACTTGACTAATGTATTATTGTATAGTATCGTCTTTTGTGAAAAGGCTTACATAAAAGGTTCAAAAAAGAAGTAATGGATAATATTTATATTTTTTAAATACAAATAATACAATAGGAAATCATGCTTGATGCTGACCATTCATGCGAGTACCCCAGCGATAGACGGTCGGGAAGCAATGAAAGGAGCGTAACCATGACATGGGCAGCTTAAGTTGTCGGCACATTTACAAATACTATAAGGGCGAGCAGCGGCCGGCTGTGAAAGACTTCAATTTGGAAGTGTCCGAAGGCGAATTTCTTGTACTGGTGGGTCCTTCCGGCTGCGGGAAGTCGACGATGCTTCGAATGATTGCAGGGCTTGAGCCGATATCTGAAGGGGATCTGTATATCGGCGAGCGATACGTCAATTATGTATCGCCGAAGAATCGGGATATCTCCATGGTATTCCAGAATTACGCCTTATATCCGAATCTGTCCGTGTATGAGAACATCGCCCTGGGGCTGAAGCTTC carries:
- a CDS encoding DUF6273 domain-containing protein, with the protein product MEKGHFALTYRNLKPGNFITFGTYPQSADGKELAIKWRVLQKSGSELFVLSEYILDCKRYHGKSADLKWRDCMEITWHDCDLREWLNDEFYNAAFNAAEKQFIKTTPCADNGEGCPDTEDKVFLLSAAEIRFLSEIHGKDLRRAVGTDFAKTKKPDGCSLYVYDKTNKDNYIIRDGEEVGCSWWWLRTQGNKPSRAFFAGPGCSIRSYGNNSIDGYGVRPALHMNLP
- a CDS encoding RCC1 domain-containing protein, with protein sequence MDCILPKEAALKVKRWPKDTIAAGRRHTVGLKSDGTVTAVGDNKYGQCNVSSWRGIVAVAAGNVHMATNTGNAHTIGLKSDGTVAAVGWNKHDQCDVNGWRDIVAVAAGWRRTIGLRSDGTVVAMGRNNEGQCNVSGWRDMVAVAAGDWHTVGLTSDGTVAGVGNNRYGQCNVSGWRDIVAAAAGYLHTVGLKSDGTVVAVGWNKHDQCDVSGWRGIVAIEAGSSHTIGLKSDGTVAAAGWNEHGQCNVSGWRDIVAVAAGCAHTLGLKSDGTVVAVGDNEYGQCDVSGWHGIQLPGN
- the murC gene encoding UDP-N-acetylmuramate--L-alanine ligase, whose product is MDNFHFIGIKGCGMSALAQILSDLGHHVQGEDIESHLFTQVPLDSRNIPLYAFGDAPLKPNMTVIASNAYDDNHPSVLQCKELGIPVHRYHHFLGEWMKGYTSIAITGAHGKTTTTGMLVHALHAQEPPCSLIGDGTGKGNPDADLFVFESCEYRRHFLAYRPDIAVITNIDFDHPDYFADIDDVRQAFEEMASLTGKYIVACGDDPQVRLLRAHTDTLYYGFGMNNQLRASNLVVDSSGVTFDVYYKDTNIQQFKIPVFGKHNVLNALAVIGVALVLDRDMDLVKAQLATFSGVKRRFSEKQWGSNVVIDDYAHHPSEIRATLEAARSKYPSKRIVGIFQPHTFSRLEKLIDDFALSLKDADDVYLCQIFGSAREGNGSVSIGDLQSRIPNARLLSDNIAADMSTYNDSILVFMGAGDIQKYQDQLFQS